One genomic segment of Ipomoea triloba cultivar NCNSP0323 chromosome 9, ASM357664v1 includes these proteins:
- the LOC116029932 gene encoding vestitone reductase-like isoform X2 codes for MAEGNEKGCVCVTGGTGFLASRLIMKLLQQGYAVNATVRSHRDGSPKDTSFLTNLEGAPGRLRIFVADLDNPESFSPAIEGCVGVFHVAQPMPDLEDPEDDDEAKYREAVRGAVRIFELCVKAGTVKRVVYTSSESAMVFNDEGAEVVDESCWSDVEYIRSSISREKAYSICKTMIEKAGFEFAHKSGLDLVTVIPPYIHGPFITPQCPYSVRLSMAWIFGDNDPIIEYQSVIPFVHVDDLASAHIFVFEHPNAEGRVSKEKGFKYPKESSKKLLVAGFQFKYGLEDMFDGAIECCKQRGLL; via the exons ATGGCGGAAGGGAATGAGAAGGGGTGCGTTTGTGTAACCGGAGGGACTGGGTTTCTGGCATCACGCCTCATCATGAAACTCCTTCAACAAGGCTACGCCGTGAACGCCACCGTGAGATCTCACCGCGACGGGAGCCCCAAAGACACGAGCTTCCTCACGAACCTGGAAGGCGCACCGGGGAGGCTCCGGATCTTCGTCGCCGATCTGGACAACCCGGAAAGCTTTTCCCCGGCGATTGAAGGGTGCGTGGGCGTGTTCCACGTGGCGCAGCCAATGCCGGATCTGGAGGACCCAGAGGACGACGACGAGGCAAAATACAGGGAAGCGGTGAGGGGGGCGGTGCGTATATTCGAACTGTGCGTGAAGGCCGGCACAGTGAAGAGAGTTGTGTACACTTCGAGCGAGTCGGCCATGGTTTTCAACGATGAGGGAGCGGAGGTGGTGGACGAGAGTTGTTGGAGCGATGTGGAGTATATTAGGTCGTCCATAAGCCGTGAAAAGGCGTACTCCATTTGCAAGACTATGATCGAGAAGGCAGGTTTTGAGTTCGCACACAAGAGTGGGCTTGATTTGGTGACTGTGATTCCTCCATATATACATGGCCCCTTCATCACTCCTCAATGCCCTTACTCTGTCCGTTTGTCCATGGCCTGGATATTCG GTGACAATGACCCCATCATTGAATACCAATCAGTAATCCCTTTCGTGCACGTAGATGACCTTGCAAGTGCACACATTTTTGTTTTCGAGCATCCAAACGCGGAAGGAAG AGTCTCAAAGGAGAAAGGGTTTAAGTACCCCAAAGAATCTTCGAAAAAATTATTGGTCGCTGGATTCCAGTTCAAGTATGGTCTGGAGGACATGTTCGATGGGGCAATTGAATGTTGCAAACAAAGAGGTTTACTTTAG
- the LOC116029932 gene encoding vestitone reductase-like isoform X1, translating to MAEGNEKGCVCVTGGTGFLASRLIMKLLQQGYAVNATVRSHRDGSPKDTSFLTNLEGAPGRLRIFVADLDNPESFSPAIEGCVGVFHVAQPMPDLEDPEDDDEAKYREAVRGAVRIFELCVKAGTVKRVVYTSSESAMVFNDEGAEVVDESCWSDVEYIRSSISREKAYSICKTMIEKAGFEFAHKSGLDLVTVIPPYIHGPFITPQCPYSVRLSMAWIFGDNDPIIEYQSVIPFVHVDDLASAHIFVFEHPNAEGRYTCCAVNTTLGELSAFLSTRYSHKYNIPLIKVSKEKGFKYPKESSKKLLVAGFQFKYGLEDMFDGAIECCKQRGLL from the exons ATGGCGGAAGGGAATGAGAAGGGGTGCGTTTGTGTAACCGGAGGGACTGGGTTTCTGGCATCACGCCTCATCATGAAACTCCTTCAACAAGGCTACGCCGTGAACGCCACCGTGAGATCTCACCGCGACGGGAGCCCCAAAGACACGAGCTTCCTCACGAACCTGGAAGGCGCACCGGGGAGGCTCCGGATCTTCGTCGCCGATCTGGACAACCCGGAAAGCTTTTCCCCGGCGATTGAAGGGTGCGTGGGCGTGTTCCACGTGGCGCAGCCAATGCCGGATCTGGAGGACCCAGAGGACGACGACGAGGCAAAATACAGGGAAGCGGTGAGGGGGGCGGTGCGTATATTCGAACTGTGCGTGAAGGCCGGCACAGTGAAGAGAGTTGTGTACACTTCGAGCGAGTCGGCCATGGTTTTCAACGATGAGGGAGCGGAGGTGGTGGACGAGAGTTGTTGGAGCGATGTGGAGTATATTAGGTCGTCCATAAGCCGTGAAAAGGCGTACTCCATTTGCAAGACTATGATCGAGAAGGCAGGTTTTGAGTTCGCACACAAGAGTGGGCTTGATTTGGTGACTGTGATTCCTCCATATATACATGGCCCCTTCATCACTCCTCAATGCCCTTACTCTGTCCGTTTGTCCATGGCCTGGATATTCG GTGACAATGACCCCATCATTGAATACCAATCAGTAATCCCTTTCGTGCACGTAGATGACCTTGCAAGTGCACACATTTTTGTTTTCGAGCATCCAAACGCGGAAGGAAGGTACACTTGCTGTGCGGTCAATACTACACTTGGAGAGCTCTCTGCTTTTTTGTCCACTAGATATTCTCATAAGTATAATATTCCACTTATCAA AGTCTCAAAGGAGAAAGGGTTTAAGTACCCCAAAGAATCTTCGAAAAAATTATTGGTCGCTGGATTCCAGTTCAAGTATGGTCTGGAGGACATGTTCGATGGGGCAATTGAATGTTGCAAACAAAGAGGTTTACTTTAG
- the LOC116029757 gene encoding uncharacterized protein LOC116029757 — translation MAGDSFLSKPPVFTGKNYHAWSVKMETYLEAHGLWEMLEIDEVPALPEDPTIAQMREYREEKKKMNKAKTCIHSALTDEVFTKIMTCKTAKQAWVLLKNEYEGNDRTKRMQVLNLKREFEMQKMKERESLKDYSERLKKVVNKIRLLGEELPDDRVVEKILVTLPERFESKISSLEESRDLSEISLADLLHALEAQEQRRTYRNESNIEGAFEANEVSQIQPKGKNQQQPWKKKGSQNGANRGKFPPCQHCKKTSRLKNIVGLDLM, via the coding sequence ATGGCAGGAGATAGTTTCTTGTCTAAACCCCCCGTTTTCACAGGAAAAAACTACCATGCATGGTCTGTGAAAATGGAAACTTACTTAGAAGCACATGGACTATGGGAAATGTTGGAAATTGATGAAGTTCCAGCACTTCCTGAAGATCCAACAATTGCCCAAATGAGAGAGTACAgggaggaaaagaagaagatgaataaGGCCAAGACTTGCATTCACTCGGCACTAACAGATGAAGTTTTTACAAAAATCATGACTTGTAAAACTGCAAAACAGGCATGGGTTTTGTTGAAAAACGAATATGAAGGAAATGACAGGACAAAAAGAATGCAAGTCCTGAACTTGAAAAGGGAATTTGAGATGCAGAAGATGAAGGAGAGAGAATCATTAAAAGATTACTCTGAAAGATTGAAGAAGGTGGTAAACAAAATCAGATTATTGGGAGAAGAACTTCCTGATGATCGGGTTGTTGAGAAAATATTGGTTACTTTGCCGGAAAGATTTGAATCAAAAATCTCTTCCCTTGAAGAGTCTAGAGATTTGTCAGAAATATCTCTAGCAGACCTTCTTCATGCACTTGAAGCTCAAGAACAAAGAAGGACCTACAGGAATGAAAGTAATATTGAGGGAGCATTCGAAGCAAATGAGGTGAGTCAAATCCAACCAAAAGGCAAAAACCAGCAGCAACCGTGGAAGAAGAAGGGAAGTCAAAATGGAGCCAATAGAggaaaattccctccttgccagcATTGTAAGAAAACCTCACGCTTGAAAAATATTGTTGGTTTAGACCTGATGTGA